A single Rhodothermales bacterium DNA region contains:
- a CDS encoding amino acid permease, with the protein MKDILFRRKAIAAPDAVGSGLKRVLGPVHLTLMGIGAIIGTGIFVLTGTAAAGGPGHEGAGPALMVSFLLTGFTCGLAALCYAELASMMPVAGSAYAYAYAAFGELVAWIIGWDLILEYAVGNVAVAIGWSSYFQSLLAAGGMHLPVWLGTDPMTASYAAPHVFDAAPTVLGLPIVFNLPAFLVVVVMTAILSIGIRESATANAWLVAIKLGMIALFLWVGVGHVDATNWVPFAPNGWNGIVTGAALVFFAFIGFDAVSTTAEEARNPQRDMPIGIMASLLVCTLLYVAVTVVLTGMVPVSALANAEPVAAALRFVGEARVAALLSAGAVISIASVLLVMQMAQTRIFFAMSRDGLLPRGLSRVHARWGTPLLPTVLTGLVVAVAAGFMDISAAAELTNIGTLFAFVIVSGGVWWLRVHQPDLHRPFRVPFVGVVSTAAMLSCFYLMLGLPAVTWERFGIWLLLGLIIYFVFGLRHSRLGHTQSIQ; encoded by the coding sequence ATGAAGGATATTCTCTTCCGGCGCAAGGCTATTGCGGCGCCGGACGCCGTCGGCTCCGGCTTGAAACGCGTTCTCGGGCCCGTTCACTTGACCCTGATGGGCATTGGTGCCATCATCGGGACCGGCATTTTCGTGCTCACGGGAACGGCAGCCGCCGGTGGCCCGGGCCATGAAGGTGCGGGACCCGCGCTCATGGTCAGCTTCCTCCTGACCGGATTCACGTGCGGGCTCGCCGCGCTGTGCTACGCCGAGTTGGCATCCATGATGCCCGTGGCCGGCAGCGCCTATGCCTACGCCTATGCCGCGTTCGGTGAGCTGGTGGCGTGGATCATCGGGTGGGACCTCATCCTCGAGTATGCCGTCGGCAACGTGGCCGTGGCTATCGGTTGGTCCAGCTATTTCCAGAGCCTGCTGGCGGCCGGGGGTATGCACCTGCCCGTCTGGCTGGGAACGGATCCCATGACGGCGTCCTACGCGGCCCCACACGTATTTGACGCGGCGCCGACCGTGTTGGGCCTGCCCATCGTGTTCAATCTGCCGGCGTTCCTGGTGGTCGTCGTCATGACGGCCATCCTGAGCATCGGCATCCGCGAAAGCGCGACGGCCAACGCCTGGCTCGTGGCCATCAAGCTCGGCATGATTGCCCTGTTCCTCTGGGTGGGTGTCGGTCACGTGGATGCGACGAACTGGGTGCCGTTCGCGCCGAACGGCTGGAACGGCATTGTCACGGGCGCCGCACTGGTGTTCTTCGCCTTCATCGGATTCGATGCGGTGAGCACGACCGCCGAGGAGGCCCGGAATCCCCAGCGGGACATGCCCATTGGCATCATGGCCAGCCTGCTGGTCTGCACGCTGCTGTACGTGGCGGTGACGGTGGTCCTGACCGGCATGGTGCCCGTTTCTGCCCTTGCGAACGCCGAACCCGTGGCCGCGGCGTTGCGGTTTGTCGGCGAAGCGCGCGTGGCCGCCCTCCTGTCGGCCGGGGCCGTCATCAGCATTGCGAGCGTGCTCCTGGTCATGCAGATGGCCCAGACGCGGATTTTCTTCGCCATGAGCCGCGACGGGCTGTTGCCGCGTGGGCTGAGCCGGGTGCACGCCCGGTGGGGTACGCCGCTGCTGCCGACGGTGCTCACGGGTCTGGTGGTCGCCGTGGCCGCCGGCTTCATGGACATTTCCGCCGCCGCTGAGCTGACCAATATCGGTACGCTCTTCGCCTTCGTCATCGTGTCCGGGGGCGTGTGGTGGCTGCGTGTCCACCAGCCCGACCTCCATCGACCCTTTCGCGTCCCCTTTGTGGGCGTGGTCAGCACCGCCGCCATGCTGTCCTGCTTCTACCTGATGCTCGGACTTCCGGCCGTCACGTGGGAGCGCTTCGGGATCTGGCTGCTGCTTGGCCTCATCATCTACTTCGTCTTCGGCCTGCGTCACAGCCGGCTGGGACACACTCAGTCAATACAATGA
- a CDS encoding M14 family metallopeptidase, with the protein MNVMERIAAASLLLAALAATPLATIAQEASDPPHTLRLDWNRWHDYGELIQNMELMAETWPEFLTLSSLGKSWGGRDIMMMTINNPKTGPELEKAGMYIEANVHGNEIQGSEVSLYTIWYLMENYGRNDMITRLVDERVFYIVPTVNPDGRQYFMEDTGSGARTGHFPVDNDNDGLFDEDGPNDLNGNGIREQMRKYVPGEGTHRISHDDPRIMEVVPDGEKGDWILLGSEGIDDDGDGRVDEDGPGGYDPNRNWASDWQPDYIQGGSLDYPFQLPAARAVNDFLVSRPNIAGVQSYHNSGGMILRGPGAEWQGEYPREDNLVYDELGRQGERMLPYYEYMVIWSGLYTVHGGFIDWTNDGLGIISFSNELWNGGQYYNSPDLKEQQRDDDSPIAGQKGSYFFDDYLEFGGQYSEWKPFDHPTYGAVELGGWSKLRGRIPPRFMNEELSHRNMAFTLYQADQMPRMAMHAPTVERVADDVYRVRVDIENDRVAPTITARAAQNNVVPPDLLLVSGRNVEVISAGWVANKFRPDATELIDQHNLSRIMIRNGHPGHTTRTIEYLLRGRGDVTIRYESTKGGDVQQTVRL; encoded by the coding sequence ATGAATGTAATGGAACGCATTGCCGCCGCCAGCCTCCTGCTCGCGGCCCTCGCAGCCACGCCCCTCGCCACGATTGCCCAGGAAGCATCGGACCCGCCGCATACCCTGCGTCTGGATTGGAATCGCTGGCACGACTACGGCGAACTCATCCAGAACATGGAATTGATGGCCGAGACGTGGCCGGAATTCCTCACGCTCTCCTCGCTGGGCAAGAGCTGGGGCGGCCGGGACATCATGATGATGACCATCAACAATCCGAAGACCGGACCCGAGCTGGAAAAGGCGGGCATGTACATTGAAGCCAATGTGCACGGCAACGAAATCCAAGGGTCGGAAGTGTCGCTGTACACCATCTGGTACCTCATGGAGAACTACGGCCGGAACGACATGATTACGCGGCTGGTGGATGAGCGCGTATTCTACATCGTGCCCACCGTGAACCCGGACGGGCGGCAGTACTTCATGGAGGATACGGGCAGTGGCGCCCGTACCGGTCACTTTCCGGTGGACAACGACAACGACGGCCTGTTCGACGAGGACGGTCCGAATGACCTGAATGGGAACGGCATCCGGGAGCAGATGCGCAAATACGTTCCCGGTGAGGGTACCCACCGGATAAGTCACGACGACCCGCGGATCATGGAAGTCGTACCCGATGGCGAAAAGGGCGACTGGATCCTGCTCGGCAGCGAGGGCATTGATGACGACGGAGATGGTCGCGTGGACGAGGACGGACCGGGCGGCTACGATCCGAACCGGAACTGGGCCTCCGACTGGCAGCCCGACTACATCCAGGGCGGGTCGCTCGACTATCCGTTCCAGCTTCCGGCGGCCCGCGCGGTCAATGATTTCCTGGTGTCACGCCCAAATATTGCCGGCGTGCAGTCGTATCACAACAGCGGGGGGATGATCCTCCGCGGCCCCGGCGCCGAATGGCAGGGCGAGTACCCGCGTGAGGACAACCTGGTCTACGATGAACTCGGCCGTCAGGGCGAGCGGATGCTCCCGTATTACGAATACATGGTCATCTGGAGCGGCCTGTACACCGTGCACGGTGGCTTCATTGATTGGACGAACGACGGCCTGGGCATCATTTCGTTTTCGAACGAACTCTGGAACGGAGGGCAGTACTACAACAGTCCGGACCTGAAGGAGCAGCAACGGGACGACGACAGCCCCATTGCCGGACAGAAGGGCTCGTATTTCTTCGACGACTACCTGGAGTTCGGGGGCCAGTATTCGGAGTGGAAACCGTTCGACCACCCCACGTACGGAGCCGTGGAGCTCGGCGGTTGGTCGAAGTTGCGCGGTCGCATTCCGCCCCGGTTCATGAACGAGGAACTCTCGCACCGGAACATGGCCTTCACGCTGTACCAGGCCGACCAGATGCCCAGGATGGCCATGCACGCGCCCACCGTGGAACGGGTTGCCGATGACGTCTACCGGGTGCGCGTTGACATCGAGAATGACCGCGTGGCTCCCACCATCACGGCACGCGCGGCGCAGAACAATGTGGTCCCGCCGGACCTGCTCCTGGTGTCCGGACGCAACGTGGAGGTGATCTCGGCCGGTTGGGTGGCCAACAAGTTCCGCCCGGATGCGACGGAACTCATTGACCAGCACAACCTGTCGCGCATCATGATCCGGAATGGTCATCCGGGCCATACGACCCGGACCATCGAATACCTGCTGCGCGGACGGGGCGACGTCACCATCCGGTACGAGAGCACCAAGGGCGGCGACGTCCAGCAAACGGTCCGGCTATAA
- a CDS encoding M14 family metallopeptidase: MILKSHWLGAAMAALLLLLPTKPDYDDLTAALRATVAAHGELASLESAGKTLEGRDIWVLTLGNRSAGVPLEERPALLMVANLEGHHVVGSEIALGTIDWLLAEYGTNDAVTKALDSYTLHVFPRLNPDGAERRFGATNTSAYDDDNDGRTDEDGPEDLNGDGFISLMRVQEPGSPYMIDPDDARIMKKADPKKGEKGGWAVYWEGTDDDNDGFYNEDAAGGVDLNRNFQHEYPYYQRGAGLHMVSERESRALLDFVVSHRHIAMVLTLSESDNLIEPPNNKGELAAAKGIDLFAFADASLEDASKVGIFTTSTPRFFGGGGGGQASNAGGRSGRRPATTVNSDDLPYFTAISKTYKELTGIETPPALRKPAGAFFEYGYYQFGVPSFSTPGWGLDLPADSSGAKPDAKASFDRQLIDWMDAKGVDGFVEWTAFDHPSLGAVEIGGFKHFEAYNPPADVVAEQGPKHGAFVAHLMSLFPRVHIAETSVTDHGGGIFRITAEIENAGFLPTSTAHGVTSRSVAPTMVQLGIDPDDILSGSAKTNFFPALDGSGNRQEYEWVVRGRRGQTLELKVVAQKGGSDSASITLN; the protein is encoded by the coding sequence ATGATCCTGAAATCCCATTGGCTGGGCGCCGCGATGGCCGCCCTGTTGCTTCTGTTGCCCACGAAACCCGACTACGATGACCTGACGGCCGCGCTCCGCGCGACCGTTGCGGCACACGGGGAGTTGGCGTCTCTCGAATCGGCCGGCAAAACCCTGGAAGGCCGCGACATCTGGGTACTGACCCTCGGCAACCGGTCGGCTGGCGTTCCGCTGGAAGAACGGCCCGCGCTTCTGATGGTCGCCAACCTGGAAGGGCATCACGTGGTGGGCAGCGAAATCGCGCTCGGTACGATCGATTGGTTGCTCGCGGAATACGGCACCAACGATGCCGTGACGAAGGCGCTCGACTCGTACACCCTGCACGTGTTTCCGCGACTGAATCCGGATGGTGCGGAGCGGCGTTTCGGCGCCACCAACACCTCGGCGTACGACGATGACAACGACGGTCGCACGGACGAGGACGGGCCCGAGGACCTGAACGGCGACGGGTTCATCAGCCTCATGCGCGTCCAGGAACCGGGAAGCCCCTACATGATCGATCCGGACGATGCCCGGATCATGAAGAAGGCCGACCCGAAGAAGGGCGAGAAAGGCGGCTGGGCGGTGTACTGGGAGGGGACCGATGACGACAACGACGGCTTCTACAACGAGGATGCCGCGGGTGGCGTGGACCTGAACCGGAATTTCCAGCACGAATACCCGTATTACCAGCGCGGGGCCGGCCTGCACATGGTCAGCGAACGCGAATCGCGGGCGCTCCTGGATTTCGTTGTCTCGCATCGGCATATCGCCATGGTGCTGACGCTCAGCGAAAGCGACAACCTGATAGAACCACCCAACAACAAGGGCGAGTTGGCTGCTGCCAAGGGTATTGATCTGTTTGCGTTTGCCGACGCCTCCCTGGAGGATGCGTCCAAGGTGGGCATCTTCACCACGTCGACGCCCCGTTTCTTCGGCGGCGGCGGCGGTGGGCAGGCTTCGAACGCCGGGGGGCGCTCCGGCCGTCGGCCTGCCACTACGGTCAACTCGGATGACCTGCCGTATTTCACGGCCATCAGCAAGACGTACAAGGAGTTGACGGGTATTGAAACGCCTCCGGCGCTCCGCAAACCGGCCGGCGCCTTCTTCGAGTACGGGTACTACCAATTCGGCGTACCGTCCTTTTCGACACCCGGATGGGGACTCGACCTGCCGGCAGACAGCTCCGGCGCCAAGCCTGACGCGAAAGCCTCCTTCGACCGCCAATTGATCGATTGGATGGATGCCAAGGGCGTGGACGGGTTCGTGGAGTGGACCGCATTCGACCACCCGTCGCTCGGCGCGGTCGAAATAGGCGGATTCAAGCATTTCGAGGCCTACAATCCACCGGCCGACGTGGTGGCGGAGCAGGGCCCGAAGCACGGGGCGTTCGTGGCGCATCTGATGTCGCTGTTTCCCCGTGTCCACATCGCCGAAACAAGCGTAACCGATCACGGTGGAGGCATCTTCCGCATCACTGCGGAAATCGAGAACGCCGGATTCCTGCCGACCTCGACCGCGCATGGCGTGACCTCCCGGTCCGTGGCCCCGACCATGGTCCAGCTGGGCATTGACCCGGACGACATCCTGTCGGGCAGCGCCAAGACCAATTTCTTTCCGGCGCTGGACGGCTCCGGAAACCGCCAGGAATACGAGTGGGTCGTCCGCGGTCGCCGCGGCCAGACCCTCGAACTCAAGGTCGTCGCCCAGAAAGGAGGCTCCGATTCGGCCTCGATTACCCTGAACTGA
- a CDS encoding PAS domain-containing sensor histidine kinase — MTQQERDLDFRQFFELSADLCFIAGFDGYFRKVNRAVCETLGYTEEELYARPIDSFVFESDQEATVQSRQRVLQSETLFHFENRYVTKQGEIVWLSWTAKAIQSAERIFAIAKNVTHRKQLEFERTALLADLQNANRDLTQLSLVASHDLRSPVSSLIMAFDLIDVETLPEGETRDLIGMLKQSGHNIHLSLSRYLDMLSDASSTGATVEEVDLASCLNLVRTSIANLLERSETTIHADFSQAPSVRFHRSSMESIFLNLISNAVKYARPDIPPVVSIRSAPGRIVVSDNGRGLDLERMGNKLFRLNQTFHDHPDAKGVGLYLVKRHLERLGGSISVESTVGEGTTFTLELPG, encoded by the coding sequence ATGACCCAACAGGAACGCGACCTCGATTTCCGGCAGTTTTTCGAACTGTCGGCCGACCTGTGCTTCATTGCAGGATTCGACGGCTACTTCAGGAAAGTGAACCGCGCCGTATGCGAAACACTCGGCTATACGGAGGAAGAGCTGTACGCCCGGCCCATTGACAGCTTCGTGTTCGAGAGCGACCAGGAAGCCACGGTCCAATCCCGTCAGCGCGTCCTGCAGTCGGAAACCCTGTTCCACTTCGAGAACCGGTACGTCACGAAGCAGGGTGAGATTGTCTGGCTGTCCTGGACGGCCAAGGCCATCCAATCGGCGGAACGCATCTTCGCCATCGCCAAGAACGTGACGCATCGGAAACAGCTCGAGTTCGAACGGACGGCGTTGCTGGCCGACCTCCAGAACGCCAACCGGGATCTGACCCAGCTCAGCCTGGTCGCATCGCATGACCTGCGGTCACCCGTATCCAGCCTGATCATGGCGTTCGATTTGATTGATGTGGAGACGCTGCCCGAGGGGGAGACCCGGGATTTGATCGGGATGCTGAAGCAATCCGGGCACAACATCCACCTCTCGCTGTCCCGCTATCTGGATATGCTCAGCGATGCGTCGTCGACGGGCGCCACCGTGGAAGAGGTCGACCTGGCGTCGTGCCTCAACCTGGTCCGGACGAGCATCGCCAACCTGCTGGAACGATCGGAGACAACCATCCACGCGGACTTTTCGCAGGCCCCTTCCGTCCGGTTCCACCGCTCCTCCATGGAGAGCATCTTCCTGAACCTGATATCGAACGCGGTAAAATATGCGCGCCCGGACATTCCGCCTGTCGTATCCATCCGCAGCGCGCCGGGCCGGATTGTGGTGTCGGACAACGGCCGGGGACTGGATCTGGAGCGGATGGGCAACAAGTTGTTCCGGTTGAACCAGACGTTCCACGACCATCCCGATGCCAAGGGAGTCGGCCTGTACCTGGTCAAGCGACATCTGGAGCGGCTGGGTGGATCGATTTCCGTGGAAAGCACGGTCGGCGAGGGCACGACCTTCACGCTTGAACTCCCTGGCTGA
- a CDS encoding SprT family zinc-dependent metalloprotease, giving the protein MSAIQHPYNDEVTYGSRQLTFHVVPAKRTTLGIAVHPDGRVVVRAPLDADSEFIRSRIKRRARWITHQQRRFATFVQPLMEKEYVSGETHRYLGGQYRLKIVRADATLEAVKLIGRFFEVHTNLPNVPEHTRVLLEAWYAEAARRHLHHRFVEAVAQMRRYGIGDPELVVRVMKRRWGSCTPTNRIMLNRWLVLAPTYCIDYVVIHELCHIIHPHHGRAFYQLLDRVLPDWRRRKEQLEQVQF; this is encoded by the coding sequence ATGAGTGCGATCCAGCACCCCTATAACGACGAGGTGACCTACGGCAGCCGCCAGCTCACCTTTCACGTGGTGCCGGCGAAGCGCACCACGCTCGGCATCGCCGTGCATCCGGACGGACGGGTCGTGGTGCGGGCGCCGCTTGACGCCGATAGTGAATTTATACGTAGTCGCATAAAACGACGGGCGCGGTGGATTACGCACCAGCAGCGCCGTTTTGCCACATTCGTCCAGCCGCTGATGGAGAAGGAATACGTTTCCGGCGAAACGCACCGGTATCTGGGAGGACAGTACCGGCTGAAGATCGTACGGGCCGACGCGACGTTGGAAGCAGTGAAGCTCATCGGCCGCTTCTTCGAGGTGCATACCAACCTGCCGAACGTACCGGAACATACTCGGGTACTGCTGGAGGCGTGGTACGCTGAAGCGGCCCGTCGTCACCTCCACCATCGCTTTGTGGAGGCGGTCGCACAGATGCGCCGGTACGGGATCGGCGACCCCGAACTCGTCGTGCGGGTGATGAAGCGGAGATGGGGGAGCTGTACCCCGACCAATCGCATCATGCTGAATCGCTGGCTCGTGCTCGCGCCGACCTACTGCATCGACTACGTCGTGATCCACGAGCTTTGCCACATCATTCACCCCCACCACGGCCGAGCCTTTTACCAGCTTCTCGACCGTGTGCTGCCGGACTGGAGAAGGCGGAAGGAACAGCTGGAGCAGGTGCAGTTCTAG